In Reinekea thalattae, a genomic segment contains:
- the chrA gene encoding chromate efflux transporter: MPAQTKSSLRVFFTFLKLGLTSFGGPIAHIGYFHKELIEKQKWLSDAQFAQLFSICQFLPGPASSQLGFILGYQRAGLRGALAAFIAFTLPSALALIFLAQYLPYLSTAAGQLVIQGLKLVAVIVVADAILSMGKKLCPDWPRRILAILACLVLVIFSSALSQLAVILVAALAGMWLCRPEAKQAPSELGIAIPATVSYVSAISFVSLLIIALLPPMQSTLLASLQSFYYAGALVFGGGHVVLPLLEQAFVAPGLISQQEFLVGYGAAQTVPGPLFSIAGYIGALIPSDSPLLFAALALCLMFLPGFLLVLAVLPLWPRLQTAKRTQRAIAGVNAAVVGILLAAFLGPMTQLIAHSPSDIIISLIGFGLLNRFKISVLWIACWCIFSQVVKLGLMPM; encoded by the coding sequence ATGCCAGCTCAAACCAAATCGTCGCTCAGAGTATTTTTTACTTTTTTAAAACTCGGTTTAACCTCCTTTGGCGGCCCCATCGCGCACATCGGTTACTTTCACAAAGAGCTAATCGAAAAACAAAAGTGGCTAAGCGACGCTCAATTTGCGCAGCTCTTTTCTATCTGCCAATTCTTACCCGGGCCAGCAAGCAGTCAACTAGGCTTTATATTAGGCTATCAACGTGCCGGTTTACGGGGTGCTCTTGCTGCGTTTATCGCCTTTACCTTGCCCTCGGCACTGGCCTTAATCTTCTTAGCCCAATACTTACCCTACCTTTCAACAGCCGCTGGGCAACTTGTTATTCAGGGGCTTAAACTGGTTGCTGTCATTGTCGTCGCTGATGCCATCTTAAGCATGGGCAAAAAGTTATGCCCCGACTGGCCACGACGAATACTAGCGATCCTTGCCTGTCTTGTTTTAGTTATATTTAGTAGTGCTCTGAGCCAACTGGCTGTCATCTTAGTAGCAGCATTGGCAGGCATGTGGCTATGCCGCCCAGAAGCAAAGCAAGCGCCATCCGAACTGGGTATCGCCATACCAGCAACCGTCAGCTATGTTAGCGCCATTAGCTTTGTAAGCTTGTTGATCATCGCACTATTGCCGCCAATGCAATCCACATTATTAGCCAGCTTACAGTCGTTTTATTATGCGGGTGCGCTCGTCTTTGGCGGTGGTCACGTCGTCTTGCCGTTACTTGAGCAAGCCTTTGTAGCGCCTGGCCTGATCAGCCAACAAGAATTTTTAGTCGGTTACGGCGCAGCCCAAACCGTTCCGGGGCCTTTATTTTCAATTGCAGGCTACATTGGTGCTCTCATACCTTCTGACTCACCGCTGTTATTTGCCGCGCTTGCTCTGTGCTTGATGTTTTTGCCTGGCTTTTTATTAGTCTTAGCGGTTCTGCCATTATGGCCTCGCTTACAAACCGCGAAACGCACGCAGCGAGCTATTGCCGGCGTCAACGCAGCTGTTGTTGGTATTTTATTAGCCGCGTTTTTAGGCCCGATGACTCAACTTATAGCGCATTCACCCAGCGACATCATCATTAGCCTGATCGGTTTTGGCTTACTGAATCGTTTCAAAATATCGGTATTATGGATTGCCTGTTGGTGTATTTTTAGCCAAGTTGTTAAGCTAGGGTTAATGCCTATGTAA
- a CDS encoding CsgG/HfaB family protein yields MKLQLISLTIVSALLAGCATGPVTHSQIESPYSEAEQLAAQSAVNASSDQLALKRKIAVARLSNETTYGKGLLSGSDGSDSAEKISDMFIQSLTNSGNYLIFERRDIELLESEAQFSGLDQDFVGVDTLVIGSLTEFGRSTTGTSGFFSSTKKQQATATIALRLVDVASGQVIHSLRGSGIASTETQSTLGFGSVASYDGSINDRAIGTAVNAAVGKLDQYMLQKPWSADVLDIDDGLIFISGGQSQGLFEGLKLAIYTKGKQVKSATAGTTITLPGQQIATAEVIQLFGDTELTEGAILRPLTGNINGLNPADLRVIEGD; encoded by the coding sequence ATGAAACTACAACTTATCTCATTAACGATCGTATCAGCACTCCTAGCCGGCTGTGCAACTGGCCCAGTGACTCACTCACAAATTGAATCGCCATACAGCGAAGCAGAGCAACTTGCCGCGCAATCTGCAGTTAACGCGAGCAGTGACCAGCTGGCACTGAAACGGAAAATCGCGGTAGCGCGTCTATCAAATGAAACCACTTATGGTAAGGGTTTACTCAGCGGCAGTGACGGTTCAGATAGCGCTGAGAAAATCAGCGATATGTTTATTCAAAGCCTGACTAACTCCGGCAACTACTTAATTTTTGAACGCCGAGACATTGAGTTACTAGAATCAGAGGCCCAGTTCTCTGGCTTGGATCAAGACTTCGTGGGTGTCGATACTTTAGTGATTGGTTCTTTAACTGAATTTGGCCGCAGCACCACCGGCACATCAGGTTTTTTCTCTTCAACAAAGAAACAACAGGCTACCGCCACCATTGCATTACGCCTTGTTGATGTTGCTAGCGGCCAAGTGATTCACTCACTTCGCGGCTCCGGTATAGCCTCAACAGAAACCCAAAGCACCCTCGGTTTTGGCTCGGTAGCATCCTATGACGGCTCTATTAATGACCGAGCTATTGGCACCGCAGTTAATGCGGCGGTTGGTAAGCTCGATCAATATATGCTGCAAAAACCTTGGTCAGCCGATGTGCTCGACATAGACGACGGCCTGATTTTTATCAGCGGTGGTCAATCTCAAGGTTTATTCGAAGGTCTGAAGCTAGCGATCTATACCAAAGGAAAACAGGTGAAATCGGCAACCGCCGGCACGACAATTACATTGCCTGGACAACAGATTGCAACCGCCGAAGTGATACAGTTATTCGGTGATACAGAACTGACTGAAGGCGCAATCCTTCGGCCTCTAACTGGCAACATCAACGGCCTCAACCCAGCAGACCTTAGAGTCATAGAGGGAGACTAA
- a CDS encoding DUF4810 domain-containing protein — protein MRHVIITNSTAILVSLLLCSCVVVPKYDWGSYEEDLLEYYSSPDNKAELATNLEKLIAKQEAKGNIPPPGLYAELGTLYLENHHTETAISFYQKEFDAWPESRPLMQRLITNLEAAL, from the coding sequence ATGCGTCACGTGATCATCACAAACTCGACTGCAATACTGGTTAGCCTACTTCTTTGTTCGTGCGTGGTCGTGCCGAAATACGATTGGGGCAGTTATGAAGAAGACCTATTGGAATATTACTCCAGCCCTGATAACAAAGCCGAGCTTGCAACGAATCTGGAAAAACTCATAGCTAAGCAAGAGGCCAAAGGAAATATCCCTCCGCCTGGATTATATGCCGAGCTAGGCACGCTCTACTTAGAGAATCACCATACTGAAACAGCGATCAGCTTTTATCAAAAAGAGTTTGACGCCTGGCCGGAGAGCCGCCCATTAATGCAGCGCCTAATTACCAATTTGGAGGCCGCATTATGA
- a CDS encoding GNA1162 family protein — protein MKHVLLLGLSLIFVGCANFGEIEDPLATYHESQPRSILIVPILNNSVEVLAGDLAVTTLPKLLSDQGYYVFPVHTVKALFQSEGLYEPAEIHQQPSEVIAELFSADSILYIIIHTWTAQYIVLNTTTTIDLEYRMTNAQGEQIFHKRQKLSYSPESSTNEEASLIESLLFSAISAAFERADPEFIPLTRRANERAFLFSKPALPPGPYSIEYNRYYDIDEEAFLIIEE, from the coding sequence ATGAAGCACGTTCTATTACTCGGCCTAAGCCTAATATTCGTTGGTTGTGCAAACTTTGGTGAGATCGAAGACCCTCTGGCGACATACCATGAGAGCCAACCTCGCTCTATTTTAATCGTCCCAATACTGAACAACTCGGTCGAAGTGTTAGCCGGTGATCTTGCCGTTACAACCTTGCCGAAACTACTTTCCGATCAGGGCTATTATGTGTTCCCGGTGCATACTGTGAAGGCGTTATTTCAATCGGAAGGGCTTTACGAGCCCGCAGAAATTCATCAGCAGCCCAGCGAAGTCATCGCTGAATTATTTTCTGCAGATTCCATCCTTTACATCATAATCCATACTTGGACGGCACAGTACATCGTTTTAAATACAACAACGACAATCGATCTTGAATACCGAATGACCAATGCACAGGGTGAGCAGATTTTCCATAAGCGGCAAAAACTCAGCTACAGTCCTGAGTCCAGTACCAATGAAGAAGCAAGCTTGATAGAAAGCTTACTGTTTTCAGCGATCAGTGCCGCATTCGAACGAGCAGACCCAGAGTTTATTCCTCTAACCCGACGAGCGAATGAACGAGCATTCCTCTTTAGCAAGCCAGCCTTACCGCCTGGACCTTACAGCATTGAATACAATCGTTATTACGATATTGATGAAGAAGCCTTTTTGATTATAGAAGAATAG
- the yfcE gene encoding phosphodiesterase, whose amino-acid sequence MTLFVCSDIHGDYQAAQRAIEAFERSEAEQLILLGDLINHGPRNPVPSGYDPIAVANLLNTYAESIIAVRGNCDSEVDQALLKFPMLGEYNQLFIGQRRGFFCHGHTFTPSHLPTLATGSVFASGHTHVPVAERVDSYYLLNPGSVAMPRQDWPPSYGLITLEGLSVHQLITDELLLSCAFD is encoded by the coding sequence ATGACGTTATTTGTATGTTCTGATATTCATGGTGATTATCAGGCTGCTCAGCGAGCAATTGAGGCATTTGAGCGCAGCGAAGCCGAACAACTTATACTGCTGGGTGATCTAATCAATCACGGACCTCGCAATCCAGTACCGTCGGGTTATGATCCTATCGCGGTTGCTAATCTGCTCAATACTTATGCTGAAAGCATTATTGCTGTACGCGGTAATTGTGACAGCGAGGTTGATCAAGCCTTACTGAAGTTCCCTATGCTTGGCGAGTATAACCAGCTGTTTATCGGCCAGCGCAGAGGCTTTTTTTGTCATGGCCATACTTTTACACCGAGCCATTTACCGACACTTGCCACGGGCAGTGTTTTTGCCAGCGGTCATACGCATGTGCCAGTTGCAGAGCGGGTTGATAGCTATTACCTGTTGAATCCAGGCTCGGTGGCTATGCCGCGTCAAGACTGGCCGCCCAGCTATGGTCTGATAACGTTAGAAGGTTTGAGTGTGCATCAGTTAATAACGGATGAACTGCTACTCAGCTGTGCTTTTGACTAG
- a CDS encoding methyl-accepting chemotaxis protein: MAFFYPGMMLLASTPFWLRLAYFVLPSAIAILLMFNTMLANRLYSVAMILLLLYFALASLFLAKQRLARLNEQLASLAPFSTLPLSNNDQDFNQLAVHINHLLRELKRKQQLLEGCAKEAQYTADELNHSSVQLADDAEQEHAALDSIATTAEEMTATVNEIAGKISLTEQMAQNTSSVVNSGKHSLQQLQTTIDQLKNSAEKNQQHVQTLTQYSADISHFVSTISKITANINLLALNAAIEAARAGDAGRGFSVVASEVRVLSSDTEKAAQDIADIVEKIHQQVQVSSQDSTEMLSISQNSVASIDHTEQQLNDIDLAATTTCKEVNACLSLISEFSKANEEMCQRLQEASQVSEKNSLSSKDTKDMVKYLYWLSAKLQQQESES; this comes from the coding sequence ATGGCGTTTTTCTATCCCGGCATGATGCTGCTAGCATCCACTCCCTTTTGGCTACGCTTGGCCTATTTTGTCTTGCCCAGCGCTATCGCCATACTATTAATGTTTAACACCATGCTCGCGAACCGACTGTACAGTGTCGCGATGATCCTATTACTGCTGTACTTTGCTCTGGCCAGCCTATTTTTAGCCAAACAACGACTAGCACGGCTCAACGAACAGCTCGCCAGCTTAGCGCCTTTTTCAACATTGCCATTGAGCAATAACGACCAAGATTTCAATCAACTGGCTGTTCATATAAACCATCTATTACGAGAGCTTAAACGCAAACAACAGCTGTTAGAGGGGTGCGCAAAAGAAGCGCAATACACCGCAGACGAACTCAACCATTCTTCAGTACAGCTGGCTGACGATGCCGAGCAAGAACACGCGGCGCTAGACTCGATTGCAACAACCGCCGAAGAAATGACCGCTACGGTCAACGAGATTGCCGGTAAAATTTCGCTGACTGAGCAAATGGCCCAGAACACTTCCAGCGTGGTCAATAGTGGTAAGCACTCACTGCAACAACTACAGACAACCATCGATCAATTAAAAAACAGCGCCGAAAAAAATCAGCAACACGTACAAACGCTGACACAATACTCGGCGGATATCAGCCACTTTGTCAGTACGATTTCTAAGATCACGGCAAACATTAATCTACTGGCACTTAATGCCGCTATCGAAGCAGCCAGAGCTGGCGATGCTGGTCGTGGTTTTTCCGTTGTCGCCAGTGAAGTCCGAGTGCTGTCATCAGACACTGAAAAGGCGGCACAAGACATTGCCGATATTGTCGAAAAAATCCACCAGCAAGTTCAGGTGTCGAGTCAAGACAGTACCGAAATGCTCAGCATTAGCCAAAACTCAGTTGCCTCTATCGACCATACCGAACAGCAACTCAATGACATCGACCTTGCTGCGACAACAACATGCAAAGAGGTCAACGCCTGCTTATCACTGATCTCAGAATTCAGTAAAGCCAATGAGGAAATGTGTCAACGCTTACAAGAAGCATCGCAGGTGAGTGAAAAGAATAGCCTGTCGAGTAAAGACACCAAAGACATGGTGAAATATCTGTATTGGCTTTCGGCCAAACTGCAACAGCAAGAGAGCGAATCATGA
- a CDS encoding siderophore-interacting protein — translation MPNSTPPFQPVRVIKNQQLTPNMQRITLQGDCIGQFSEQDASGYIKLLFHPNGGTDLSLLADGERPILRTYTIRSVDLSNQSIDIDLVRHLSSDPADQGFASPWAMNAQVGDVINIRGPGTLKPFALDADWFFLVADMTALPACSVVASRLPEHAKGYVLVQVESEADQQPLQLPPAMEVIWLTSADSLADTALSLPWLEGQASVWSACEFESMRQIRRYFRQQKQVPAENSYISSYWKKGANEEMHKQIKKQEAEQLGL, via the coding sequence ATGCCAAATTCAACACCGCCATTCCAACCTGTTAGGGTTATTAAAAACCAACAGCTGACGCCTAACATGCAGCGCATAACCTTGCAGGGTGACTGTATTGGCCAGTTTAGCGAGCAGGATGCCAGCGGCTATATCAAGTTATTGTTCCACCCGAACGGAGGCACGGATCTGTCTTTATTGGCTGATGGCGAACGCCCGATACTACGTACCTATACCATTCGTTCGGTCGATCTGAGTAACCAAAGTATCGATATTGATCTGGTGCGCCATCTTTCTAGTGATCCGGCTGATCAAGGGTTTGCCTCGCCTTGGGCCATGAATGCTCAGGTGGGTGACGTGATCAATATTCGAGGTCCAGGCACTTTAAAGCCTTTCGCTCTAGATGCTGATTGGTTTTTTTTAGTGGCAGATATGACTGCGTTACCGGCCTGCTCTGTTGTTGCTAGCCGATTGCCTGAGCACGCTAAAGGTTATGTATTGGTGCAGGTAGAAAGCGAAGCCGATCAGCAGCCGTTACAGCTGCCGCCTGCAATGGAAGTCATTTGGTTAACCTCAGCGGATTCTTTGGCCGATACTGCTCTTAGCTTGCCTTGGCTTGAAGGCCAAGCCAGTGTTTGGAGTGCCTGTGAGTTTGAATCGATGCGCCAAATTCGACGTTATTTCCGTCAGCAAAAACAGGTGCCTGCTGAAAACAGCTACATCAGCAGTTACTGGAAAAAGGGTGCTAACGAAGAGATGCACAAGCAGATTAAAAAACAAGAGGCGGAACAGCTCGGGCTTTAG
- a CDS encoding Dps family protein → MTSIDIGINSENRIAISQGLSRLLADSYTLYLMTHNFHWNVVGPQFRELHLMFEEHYTELADAVDEIAERVRTLGEAVPGTYKAFSELSSVKEVDGVPSATEMTLILTKAHEQVVKTAREVLKLAQEADDESTASLVSDRMRVHEKTAWMLRASTEG, encoded by the coding sequence ATGACATCGATCGATATTGGTATTAATTCAGAAAATCGAATCGCAATTTCCCAAGGTTTGAGTCGCCTTTTAGCAGACTCTTACACACTTTATTTAATGACTCACAACTTTCATTGGAACGTTGTCGGCCCACAGTTCCGCGAATTGCACCTCATGTTCGAAGAGCACTACACCGAGCTTGCCGATGCGGTTGACGAAATTGCTGAGCGCGTTCGTACGCTTGGTGAAGCCGTTCCTGGTACCTATAAAGCTTTTTCTGAACTGAGTAGCGTTAAGGAAGTCGATGGCGTGCCAAGCGCGACTGAGATGACGTTGATCCTGACCAAAGCGCACGAGCAGGTAGTAAAAACAGCGCGTGAAGTGCTTAAGTTAGCCCAAGAAGCAGACGATGAGTCAACCGCTTCATTGGTCTCTGACCGCATGCGAGTTCACGAAAAGACTGCTTGGATGTTACGGGCATCGACTGAGGGCTAA
- a CDS encoding methyl-accepting chemotaxis protein — protein MRQIMFSLRRVSINVRLYAVVLLAALGLALVVWWASAIKYQSLMSDRYLKTQHVVEVVYSSLSYLNDQVIAGEMTLAEAQALAKSQIRQVRYGGSEYFWVNDYNAVMVMHAVKPALEGQDLSTLEDPDGKRLFSVFVEVVKAQGEGFVDYLWPKPDRDEPVEKISYVKGFEPWQWIIGSGIYLDDVDAAVAKSTFKLASLSIVVLVVILLCSFVILRSIILPLNKTVQALDNISDGSGDLRKRLPEHGRDRLTQLAIFFNRFVSRLTETVKKIVSVNQQIFDNSDNLRSVANHAGQLAIEQKDIAEKMTQSNHLVKTASADVNESAQQALEHSNGAQEKSKAGKLAVEKTIDAQTKLTAKLKSGVDSVVKLAEESKEIGTVLDVIQGIAEQTNLLALNAAIEAARAGEQGRGFAVVADEVRTLAGRTQSSTEEIEQMIEKLQRGASETEKHILDSNEYAENTAELIQSVALALSEIEQSVEVIRSANVNISDSVNQQNYEIESLNNLTEGLLNQAERNDKQIEEIVQASESLAISAARMRKAMAGFII, from the coding sequence GTGAGACAGATTATGTTTTCATTAAGACGAGTGTCGATTAATGTACGGCTTTACGCCGTCGTTTTGTTGGCGGCTTTAGGCTTGGCGTTGGTTGTCTGGTGGGCATCGGCGATTAAGTATCAAAGCTTGATGAGCGATCGTTATTTAAAAACACAGCATGTTGTTGAGGTGGTTTATTCCTCACTGAGTTACCTTAATGATCAGGTGATTGCGGGTGAAATGACGTTGGCTGAAGCACAGGCGCTGGCTAAGAGCCAAATTCGGCAAGTGCGATACGGTGGCAGTGAGTATTTTTGGGTGAATGACTATAACGCAGTTATGGTTATGCATGCGGTTAAGCCAGCGTTGGAAGGCCAAGACTTGTCCACGCTTGAAGACCCTGACGGTAAGCGTCTGTTTTCAGTCTTTGTCGAAGTCGTAAAGGCGCAAGGCGAAGGCTTTGTTGATTATCTTTGGCCGAAGCCGGATCGTGACGAGCCGGTTGAGAAAATATCCTATGTGAAGGGTTTTGAGCCTTGGCAATGGATTATTGGTAGTGGCATATATCTGGATGATGTTGATGCCGCGGTTGCCAAAAGTACCTTTAAATTAGCCTCCCTGTCGATTGTTGTGTTGGTGGTTATTTTGCTTTGCTCTTTTGTGATTCTTCGTTCGATTATTCTACCGCTCAATAAAACGGTGCAAGCACTCGACAACATTAGTGATGGCAGTGGCGATTTACGTAAGCGGCTACCGGAGCATGGCCGTGACCGGCTGACTCAATTAGCTATCTTTTTTAATCGTTTTGTTAGCCGATTAACCGAGACCGTTAAAAAAATCGTTTCTGTTAATCAGCAGATTTTTGATAACAGCGACAACCTCAGATCGGTGGCAAATCATGCCGGTCAGTTAGCCATAGAACAAAAAGACATCGCAGAAAAAATGACGCAATCTAACCACTTGGTTAAAACGGCGAGTGCCGATGTTAATGAAAGCGCTCAGCAAGCGTTAGAGCATTCAAATGGTGCGCAAGAAAAATCTAAAGCCGGTAAATTAGCGGTTGAAAAAACCATCGATGCCCAGACTAAACTAACAGCCAAGCTAAAATCTGGTGTTGATTCAGTGGTTAAATTGGCTGAAGAGTCGAAAGAAATCGGCACGGTGTTGGACGTCATTCAGGGTATTGCGGAGCAAACAAATTTGCTGGCATTGAATGCCGCGATTGAAGCAGCCCGGGCGGGAGAACAGGGTCGAGGGTTTGCCGTAGTCGCCGATGAAGTTCGTACTCTTGCCGGCCGGACACAAAGTTCGACAGAAGAAATTGAACAGATGATTGAGAAGCTGCAGCGTGGCGCTAGTGAGACAGAAAAGCACATATTGGACAGCAACGAATACGCTGAAAATACCGCAGAACTGATTCAAAGTGTTGCGTTGGCGTTAAGTGAAATTGAACAGTCGGTTGAGGTGATTCGCAGCGCAAATGTTAATATTAGCGACAGTGTGAATCAGCAAAACTATGAAATAGAAAGCCTCAATAATCTAACAGAAGGTTTGCTTAACCAAGCCGAGCGTAATGACAAACAAATTGAAGAAATTGTGCAGGCCAGTGAGTCGCTAGCGATATCGGCAGCTCGTATGCGCAAGGCCATGGCTGGGTTCATTATCTAG
- the nrtS gene encoding nitrate/nitrite transporter NrtS, whose translation MTPQKDLSFFAIAFSPEVRRTAIRVALIVGSALALINHGDKLVTGTLTVPAILKMLLTYLVPYSVSTWSAVKAIRACDGDSSHSQLGS comes from the coding sequence ATGACACCCCAAAAAGATTTAAGCTTTTTTGCTATTGCCTTCTCACCTGAGGTCCGGCGAACCGCTATTAGAGTAGCGCTTATTGTTGGCAGCGCCTTGGCGTTGATTAACCATGGCGATAAACTTGTCACCGGAACATTAACAGTCCCAGCGATTCTTAAGATGCTGTTAACGTACTTAGTCCCCTATTCGGTTTCGACCTGGTCGGCGGTAAAAGCGATTCGCGCCTGCGACGGCGACAGCTCCCATTCCCAATTAGGCTCTTAA
- the kduD gene encoding 2-dehydro-3-deoxy-D-gluconate 5-dehydrogenase KduD, producing MTTSPFDLSNKTAMVTGCNTGLGQAIAIGLAQAGCDVVGVNRSEPTQTAEQITQLGRRFIDVRADLSGGNDVIAQLLQESLSQVRTIDILVNNAGIIRRDNAIDFTEQDWDDVIDVNLKSAFFLSQALAKHFIAENIAGKIIHIASMLSFQGGIRVPSYTASKSGLAGLTKAMANEWAAHNINVNAIAPGYMATNNTEALRQDEQRNAEILNRIPAGRWGSPADVAGPCVFLASSAADYVNGTTLAVDGGWLAR from the coding sequence ATGACAACATCGCCTTTCGATTTAAGTAATAAAACAGCCATGGTAACGGGCTGTAATACGGGTTTAGGTCAAGCTATTGCAATTGGCTTGGCGCAAGCAGGCTGTGATGTTGTGGGTGTGAATCGCTCCGAACCTACTCAGACGGCAGAGCAGATTACACAGCTTGGCCGCAGGTTTATCGATGTGCGGGCCGATTTATCTGGTGGTAATGATGTCATTGCGCAGCTGCTACAGGAGTCGTTATCACAAGTTAGAACGATCGATATTCTGGTTAACAATGCAGGTATTATTCGGCGTGACAACGCCATTGATTTTACCGAGCAGGATTGGGATGACGTTATCGATGTGAATTTGAAGTCGGCGTTTTTTCTTTCGCAAGCGTTGGCAAAGCATTTTATTGCCGAGAACATTGCTGGCAAAATTATTCATATTGCCTCGATGCTGTCTTTTCAAGGTGGTATCCGAGTGCCCTCTTACACCGCCTCGAAAAGTGGTCTCGCAGGTTTAACTAAAGCAATGGCCAATGAATGGGCAGCGCATAACATCAATGTTAATGCTATCGCACCAGGCTATATGGCAACGAATAATACCGAAGCGCTACGTCAGGACGAACAGCGCAATGCCGAGATTCTTAATCGTATTCCTGCAGGTCGATGGGGTTCGCCTGCAGATGTCGCAGGCCCTTGCGTGTTTTTAGCGTCCAGCGCGGCGGATTATGTCAATGGTACAACGCTGGCCGTCGATGGCGGCTGGTTGGCTCGATAA
- a CDS encoding sensor histidine kinase, producing MKIRLSLRLYFIIATILLVSVISIALSLLSIENLSRGINFGAGQTMGRIGTVEGVSDGQPVEILGFHVASRLQDLPEAIQKTFEHKNLEANTIEKKIIRSHFLAPPRSVYVLLKIKTKTGEDRFIAAERVMPKSFSRKPVHAPPSVWILVFGVLAPLIFLAGLIFIISRVASPVEALKNWAKNFNVDTAKKPVPDFQYKELNSLAHIVRSSLASAHEALDREQKFLAHASHELRTPISVVRANTELLKKIPNTAETEQKRIEVLDRIERAGKTMTSLTETLLWLSRDSGDFPADQTIRLDLLIEELVSDLNYLVDKKEIELMVKTEPYELTIAAVPCRIVIANLVRNAFQHTISGKVSVVQQGTNVCIMNSSQEDLMDEADLGFGLGLRLSRELAQKYHWQYEDKAGLGRYEASIRF from the coding sequence ATGAAAATACGATTAAGTCTGCGTTTGTATTTTATTATTGCGACCATTTTATTGGTCAGCGTTATCTCGATTGCACTGTCGTTATTATCGATAGAAAATCTTTCCCGTGGTATTAATTTTGGTGCGGGTCAAACGATGGGGCGTATCGGTACGGTTGAAGGAGTCAGTGATGGTCAACCGGTTGAGATACTGGGTTTTCATGTTGCCAGCCGTTTACAAGACTTGCCCGAGGCGATTCAAAAAACCTTTGAGCATAAAAATCTTGAAGCCAATACCATAGAGAAAAAAATAATTAGAAGTCATTTTCTGGCACCGCCGAGATCGGTTTATGTGTTGTTGAAAATAAAAACTAAAACAGGAGAAGACCGTTTTATTGCTGCCGAGCGTGTCATGCCGAAAAGCTTTTCTAGAAAGCCAGTGCATGCACCACCTTCGGTTTGGATATTAGTATTTGGTGTTCTGGCACCATTGATTTTTTTAGCCGGGCTGATTTTTATTATCAGTCGAGTCGCCTCTCCCGTTGAGGCACTTAAAAATTGGGCGAAGAATTTCAATGTCGATACCGCGAAAAAGCCAGTGCCAGACTTTCAATACAAAGAGTTAAATTCATTAGCGCACATTGTTCGTAGCAGTTTAGCATCGGCTCATGAAGCGCTCGATCGTGAACAAAAATTTCTCGCCCACGCCAGTCATGAATTACGTACGCCTATTTCGGTTGTGCGTGCGAATACGGAACTGCTGAAAAAAATACCTAACACGGCAGAGACAGAGCAAAAAAGAATCGAGGTATTGGATCGCATTGAGCGTGCAGGCAAAACCATGACTAGCCTGACTGAAACATTGCTTTGGCTGTCGCGAGACAGTGGCGACTTTCCGGCAGATCAAACCATTCGTCTTGATCTACTTATTGAGGAACTGGTGTCAGATTTAAACTATTTAGTCGATAAAAAAGAAATCGAGTTAATGGTTAAGACTGAGCCTTATGAGCTGACCATTGCGGCGGTTCCTTGTCGAATTGTTATTGCTAACTTGGTACGTAATGCCTTTCAGCATACCATCAGTGGTAAGGTGTCGGTGGTGCAGCAAGGCACTAATGTTTGCATTATGAACAGCAGCCAAGAAGACTTGATGGACGAGGCAGATTTAGGCTTCGGGCTAGGTCTGCGACTCAGTCGCGAGCTTGCTCAAAAGTATCATTGGCAGTATGAAGACAAAGCTGGGCTCGGTCGTTATGAGGCAAGTATTCGGTTTTAA